The candidate division KSB1 bacterium genome has a segment encoding these proteins:
- a CDS encoding type 1 glutamine amidotransferase domain-containing protein, whose translation MSANINVVDSNKPKKVLMVAANPSISKQTGWPIGFWAAELTHPYFEFTEHGYQVEIVSPKGGKLELDGFSDPRHESGYAAHDLVSWGFLSSPKHAALLENTKSLAQVKIADYDALFLAGGQSPMYTFIDDAKLHQFVADFYEAGKVVAVVCHATCVLLKAKLSDGKLLVDGKTWTGFANSEEQFADSFVGKRIQPFWIEDEAKKLPNTNFITGGMFKPFAVRDGRLITGQQQYSGAAAAKLVIEALGV comes from the coding sequence ATGAGCGCAAATATCAATGTCGTTGATTCCAACAAGCCGAAAAAAGTCTTGATGGTCGCCGCCAATCCTTCGATTTCGAAACAAACCGGCTGGCCGATTGGCTTTTGGGCCGCGGAGCTGACCCATCCCTACTTCGAATTCACCGAGCACGGTTATCAAGTCGAAATTGTCAGTCCCAAAGGCGGCAAGCTGGAACTCGACGGTTTTAGCGACCCGCGCCATGAGAGCGGCTATGCGGCGCATGATCTAGTCAGTTGGGGATTTCTGAGCAGTCCCAAACATGCAGCGCTGCTCGAAAACACCAAAAGCCTGGCGCAGGTGAAGATTGCCGACTACGACGCCCTCTTTCTCGCCGGTGGGCAATCACCGATGTACACGTTCATCGACGATGCGAAGCTGCACCAATTCGTTGCGGATTTCTATGAAGCCGGCAAAGTCGTTGCTGTGGTTTGCCACGCGACTTGCGTTTTGCTCAAGGCCAAGCTGAGCGACGGGAAATTACTCGTTGACGGCAAAACCTGGACGGGCTTTGCCAATTCCGAAGAGCAATTTGCCGACAGCTTCGTGGGCAAACGCATTCAACCATTCTGGATTGAAGATGAAGCGAAGAAGCTTCCCAATACCAACTTCATCACCGGCGGCATGTTCAAGCCGTTTGCGGTGCGCGACGGCAGGCTGATCACCGGGCAACAGCAATACTCCGGCGCTGCCGCTGCAAAATTAGTTATTGAAGCTTTGGGTGTGTAA
- a CDS encoding helix-turn-helix transcriptional regulator — MPKFEFRSKTYNNPVELALEVIGGKWKMPILWRLKEKPWRYGELKKSLGQITHKMLTEQLRELERDGLIHREVYQVVPPKVEYSLTPQGETTVPIIESLREWGAAVRDGKLEALRKMRKPGLRKPTSRR; from the coding sequence ATGCCAAAATTTGAATTTCGCAGCAAAACTTATAACAACCCGGTTGAGTTGGCGTTGGAAGTCATTGGCGGAAAATGGAAAATGCCGATTCTCTGGAGATTAAAAGAAAAGCCCTGGCGCTATGGCGAGCTGAAAAAAAGTCTGGGGCAGATCACGCACAAGATGCTGACCGAACAACTGCGTGAATTGGAACGGGATGGCTTAATCCATCGCGAAGTTTATCAGGTGGTACCGCCGAAAGTCGAATATTCGCTGACCCCGCAAGGCGAAACCACTGTGCCGATTATCGAAAGCTTGCGGGAGTGGGGCGCGGCAGTTAGAGATGGAAAATTAGAGGCGCTTCGAAAGATGCGAAAACCAGGATTGCGCAAGCCCACATCACGCCGTTGA
- the dprA gene encoding DNA-processing protein DprA yields MNHNDLSALLQLLVVPGIGPARVRALVGHFHSTEAVLSAPVHALSRVEGIEQTLAENIHQANNAAIAQQQITLAERHGCRLLTFWDADFPTILKKIYDPPVLLFVKGDLRANDKSAIAIVGTRAPTEYGKLAAERLTAAFASRRMTIVSGLARGIDTVAHQTAIKSGGRTIAVLGSGLDIIYPPENHRLAQEIAQHGALVSEYFFGTKPDAVNFPRRNRIISGLSCGVLVVEAGEESGALITAQTALEQGREVFAVPGSIFSPKSLGPHRLIQDGAKLVISIDDILVELPQQLDIFDQRKTAEPPLVNLTETEQKVLAQLSHEPIHIDLLARQTGLPTAQLLAALLELEFKNVVKQLPGKFFVKLA; encoded by the coding sequence GTGAATCACAACGACCTTTCTGCCTTGCTGCAATTGCTCGTTGTTCCCGGCATCGGGCCGGCGCGCGTGCGGGCTTTGGTGGGCCATTTTCACTCGACCGAGGCGGTTTTATCCGCGCCGGTTCATGCCCTGAGCCGCGTCGAAGGCATCGAGCAGACGTTGGCGGAAAATATTCACCAAGCCAACAATGCGGCGATTGCGCAACAGCAGATTACATTGGCGGAACGGCATGGATGCCGCTTGCTGACGTTTTGGGATGCGGACTTTCCAACGATCTTAAAAAAAATTTACGATCCGCCGGTTCTGTTGTTTGTGAAGGGTGATTTGCGCGCGAATGACAAGTCGGCCATCGCGATTGTCGGAACGCGGGCGCCGACCGAGTATGGTAAATTGGCGGCGGAGCGGTTGACCGCGGCGTTCGCTTCGCGCCGGATGACGATTGTCAGCGGCCTGGCGCGCGGCATCGATACGGTGGCACATCAAACCGCCATCAAATCCGGCGGAAGAACCATCGCCGTGCTCGGCTCCGGCCTGGACATCATTTACCCGCCCGAAAATCACCGGCTGGCGCAGGAGATTGCCCAGCACGGCGCGCTGGTCTCCGAATATTTTTTCGGCACCAAACCCGACGCGGTGAATTTTCCGCGGCGCAATCGCATCATCAGCGGTCTGTCTTGCGGCGTGCTCGTCGTTGAAGCCGGCGAAGAAAGCGGCGCGCTGATTACCGCGCAAACCGCGCTCGAACAAGGCCGTGAGGTGTTCGCCGTGCCCGGCAGCATTTTCAGCCCCAAAAGCCTCGGCCCGCATCGGCTGATTCAAGACGGCGCCAAGCTGGTTATCAGCATTGATGATATTCTGGTGGAACTGCCGCAGCAACTCGATATTTTCGACCAGAGAAAAACCGCTGAACCCCCGCTCGTTAACTTGACTGAAACCGAACAAAAGGTGCTGGCGCAACTTTCACACGAGCCGATTCATATTGATTTGTTGGCGCGCCAGACGGGCCTGCCAACGGCGCAACTGCTTGCGGCTCTGCTCGAGCTTGAGTTCAAAAATGTTGTCAAACAATTGCCGGGAAAATTTTTTGTCAAACTCGCCTGA
- the gltX gene encoding glutamate--tRNA ligase, producing the protein MIAVRFAPSPTGYLHIGGARTAIFNWLFAKKHGGKFFLRIEDTDLQRSGEEMTRAILDSLSWLGLDWDGGPVYQSQRFPIYQNQAQWLVRQKKAYHCFCSLEEINAARERAKAAKQNFKYDGRCRKLGPREIEQNLAANKPYAIRFAVQPGGSTSFKDEIREAVSVDNELIDDFVILRSDGVPTYHLAVVVDDHEMGITHVIRGEDHISNTPKQVLLYNAFGWPLPIFAHVPLILGPDKSRLSKRHGATAVGEYAVKGFLPEALFNFLAVLGWSPGDDREILTKEELIRLFDLSGISKSGAVFDEKKLEWMNGRYMSMAPVERLAPLVEKSFIDSGVATAEELQNDREYLLQVLALLKPKVKLIPDFATFGAYFFRDPEQYEEGGRLKHWQDPKTPEYLEKLATRLAALREFSPQKAEEALRQLAGEMGLAASKLIHPARLAISGFGIGPGLFEMMALLGQDRVVRRLQKAVKLLQAN; encoded by the coding sequence ATGATCGCAGTTCGCTTCGCGCCCAGCCCCACCGGTTATTTGCACATCGGCGGTGCGCGCACGGCAATTTTTAACTGGCTCTTTGCAAAAAAACACGGCGGCAAGTTTTTTCTGCGCATTGAAGACACCGATCTGCAGCGCTCCGGCGAGGAGATGACGCGCGCCATTCTCGACAGCTTGAGCTGGCTGGGTCTGGATTGGGATGGCGGGCCGGTATATCAGTCGCAGCGCTTTCCGATTTATCAAAATCAAGCGCAGTGGCTGGTTCGACAAAAAAAGGCCTATCACTGTTTCTGCTCACTGGAAGAGATCAATGCGGCGCGCGAGCGCGCCAAAGCTGCGAAGCAAAACTTCAAATACGACGGCCGCTGCCGAAAACTGGGTCCGCGGGAGATCGAGCAAAATCTTGCTGCCAACAAGCCGTATGCCATCCGCTTTGCGGTGCAGCCCGGCGGCTCGACTTCGTTTAAAGATGAGATTCGCGAAGCCGTCAGTGTTGACAACGAGCTCATCGACGATTTTGTGATCTTGCGTTCGGATGGCGTGCCGACGTATCATTTGGCGGTGGTCGTCGATGATCACGAGATGGGTATTACGCATGTGATTCGTGGCGAAGATCACATCTCCAACACCCCCAAGCAAGTGCTCTTGTATAACGCCTTCGGCTGGCCGTTGCCGATCTTTGCCCACGTGCCGTTGATTCTCGGCCCCGACAAGTCGCGGCTGAGCAAGCGGCATGGCGCCACCGCCGTCGGCGAGTATGCGGTCAAAGGCTTTCTGCCGGAAGCGCTGTTCAACTTCTTGGCAGTGCTCGGCTGGTCGCCCGGCGATGATCGTGAAATACTGACCAAAGAAGAATTGATTCGGCTGTTCGACCTCTCTGGCATCTCAAAAAGCGGCGCGGTCTTCGACGAGAAAAAGCTCGAATGGATGAACGGCCGGTACATGAGCATGGCGCCGGTGGAACGGCTCGCGCCGCTGGTGGAAAAATCTTTCATCGATTCCGGCGTAGCCACCGCGGAAGAATTGCAAAACGACCGCGAGTATCTGCTGCAAGTTTTGGCGCTGCTGAAGCCCAAGGTCAAATTGATTCCGGATTTTGCCACGTTTGGCGCGTATTTTTTCCGCGATCCGGAACAATATGAAGAAGGGGGGCGTTTGAAACATTGGCAGGATCCGAAAACGCCGGAATATCTGGAAAAGCTGGCGACGCGTTTGGCGGCATTGCGTGAATTTTCACCGCAGAAAGCCGAAGAGGCGCTGCGGCAGCTGGCAGGCGAAATGGGCCTTGCCGCTTCAAAGCTTATTCATCCGGCGCGTTTGGCGATCAGCGGTTTCGGCATCGGCCCCGGCCTTTTTGAAATGATGGCGCTGCTCGGCCAGGATCGTGTCGTGCGCCGTTTGCAGAAAGCCGTTAAATTGCTCCAAGCAAACTGA
- the tadA gene encoding tRNA adenosine(34) deaminase TadA, translated as MAALIYAGAINMTHDHWMQFALQEAEKALAKGEVPIGAVVVMENRIIGRGHNLVETLQDATAHAEMLALTAAEGTQASWRLEGATLYVTVEPCPMCSGAVLLSRISTLVYGTEDARFGACGSASNVIGKNPFGPAVELVVGVKRNECQALLQEFFRTVRQK; from the coding sequence TTGGCCGCTTTAATTTATGCCGGGGCAATCAACATGACGCACGATCATTGGATGCAATTCGCCCTGCAAGAGGCGGAAAAGGCGCTGGCCAAGGGCGAGGTGCCGATCGGCGCAGTCGTGGTGATGGAAAATCGAATTATCGGGCGGGGACACAATCTCGTCGAAACGCTGCAAGATGCCACCGCGCATGCTGAAATGCTGGCGCTGACCGCCGCTGAGGGCACGCAGGCAAGCTGGCGGCTTGAGGGCGCAACGCTCTACGTGACAGTCGAGCCGTGCCCAATGTGCAGCGGCGCGGTGTTGCTGTCAAGAATTTCAACGCTCGTCTACGGAACCGAAGATGCACGTTTCGGCGCCTGTGGGTCGGCCAGCAATGTCATCGGCAAAAATCCGTTTGGCCCGGCGGTGGAATTGGTTGTCGGCGTCAAACGGAATGAATGCCAGGCGTTGTTGCAAGAGTTCTTTAGAACAGTGCGTCAAAAATAA
- a CDS encoding DUF86 domain-containing protein, which translates to MRPAPSSVRCRRMAGMREALIHDYLGVDRGVAWGICRRPSSRA; encoded by the coding sequence ATTCGGCCGGCGCCTTCTTCTGTGCGGTGCCGGCGTATGGCAGGAATGCGTGAAGCGCTGATTCATGATTACTTGGGCGTCGATCGCGGTGTGGCGTGGGGTATTTGTCGAAGACCATCTTCACGAGCTTAG
- a CDS encoding polymer-forming cytoskeletal protein, with protein MLGKKEVVETDRSGELNTVIGKGSVIEGLLTVQSSLRVDGRVQGQVQASDSLVVGKDGEIDGEIKARNAIIGGRVKNRILATGKVVLEAHAVVHGEVKTSKLVIDEGAIFDGNCAMSENGRPLTLADNAKPDERGRVFDFRPRQEVAAGR; from the coding sequence ATGTTAGGCAAAAAAGAAGTCGTGGAAACCGACCGGTCCGGCGAGCTGAACACCGTCATTGGCAAGGGTTCGGTCATCGAAGGGCTGCTCACTGTGCAAAGCAGTTTGCGCGTTGATGGCCGGGTTCAAGGCCAGGTGCAGGCCAGCGATTCGCTCGTCGTCGGCAAGGATGGCGAAATCGATGGTGAAATCAAAGCGCGCAATGCCATCATCGGCGGCCGGGTCAAAAATCGCATCCTGGCCACCGGCAAAGTCGTGCTCGAGGCGCACGCCGTCGTGCACGGCGAAGTCAAAACCAGCAAGCTGGTGATCGACGAAGGGGCAATTTTTGACGGCAATTGCGCGATGAGCGAAAACGGCCGGCCTTTGACGCTGGCGGACAACGCCAAGCCCGATGAGCGCGGCCGCGTTTTTGATTTCCGGCCTCGACAGGAAGTTGCGGCTGGACGCTGA